In one window of Desulfuromonas sp. DNA:
- a CDS encoding redoxin domain-containing protein, producing MSRRAGGPPAGEISSARAFRCFGRVLFALLFLLLGTALSAAENARYLRVGEPFPEEPLPMPDAQADRAYLGLRGGESFTLSQVGAELVLVEILNTHCSHCQKQTLPFNRLFELIEKDPRTRGRIKMLAVAVGNVGAEVEDFRDIYEVPFPVLADPRFALHRALGGSPTPFAAYVRFEPGGGAGLVAGTHLGANSRYRRLFEELLGLLEQDLSFLRRRGPQGNALVRVEPIVSEEGMETTVRAAFATLGAPVKAFRRVALPSGRRVYAAFVGGEGGERRFFAEAISRPSVCDLCHDVHFVYLFDTAGEVLGFIPLLLTKYGNVHWDDSDIAKLRGRMVGQSLNRPPLFHPEVDAVTTATITSALIFDSLGQGRKLLAELRQEGLL from the coding sequence GTGAGTCGCCGGGCGGGTGGCCCTCCGGCCGGAGAGATTTCCTCGGCTAGGGCTTTTCGTTGCTTCGGCAGAGTCCTGTTTGCCCTGCTTTTCCTCCTGCTCGGCACTGCCCTGTCCGCCGCCGAAAACGCCCGCTACCTGCGGGTCGGAGAGCCCTTCCCCGAGGAGCCTCTTCCCATGCCCGACGCCCAGGCCGATCGGGCTTATCTCGGGCTGAGAGGGGGGGAGAGCTTCACCCTCAGCCAGGTCGGGGCCGAACTGGTCCTGGTGGAAATTCTCAATACTCACTGCTCTCATTGCCAGAAGCAGACCCTTCCTTTCAACCGTCTTTTCGAACTCATCGAAAAAGATCCCCGGACCCGGGGGCGCATCAAGATGCTCGCCGTGGCCGTCGGCAACGTGGGGGCGGAAGTGGAGGACTTTCGGGACATCTACGAGGTTCCCTTTCCCGTCCTCGCCGATCCTCGTTTCGCTCTCCACCGGGCCCTGGGGGGAAGCCCGACTCCATTTGCCGCCTATGTCCGGTTCGAACCCGGGGGCGGGGCGGGCCTCGTCGCCGGGACTCACCTCGGCGCCAACAGCCGATACCGGCGCCTGTTCGAAGAGTTGCTGGGATTGCTGGAGCAGGACCTGTCTTTTCTGCGCCGGCGCGGCCCGCAGGGTAATGCGCTCGTTCGCGTGGAGCCGATCGTCTCCGAGGAGGGGATGGAGACCACGGTGCGCGCCGCTTTTGCGACTTTAGGCGCCCCGGTAAAAGCCTTCAGGCGGGTCGCCCTGCCCAGCGGGCGCAGGGTCTATGCCGCCTTCGTCGGAGGGGAGGGCGGGGAACGGCGCTTCTTCGCCGAGGCGATCAGCCGGCCCTCGGTCTGCGATCTTTGCCACGACGTGCATTTCGTCTACCTTTTCGACACGGCGGGCGAGGTGCTCGGCTTCATCCCCCTGCTGTTGACCAAGTACGGCAACGTTCACTGGGACGATTCCGATATCGCAAAGCTCCGCGGGCGAATGGTGGGCCAGAGCCTGAACCGGCCTCCGCTCTTCCACCCCGAGGTCGATGCCGTGACCACGGCGACCATCACCTCCGCCCTAATTTTCGACAGCTTGGGCCAGGGGAGGAAACTGCTGGCCGAGTTGCGCCAGGAGGGCTTGCTTTGA
- a CDS encoding Lrp/AsnC family transcriptional regulator, with translation MLDEIDLQILHILQEKARIPNAEVARRVGMAPSAVLERIRKLEERGIIEGYEVRLNPGHFGQQLAAFVLVDVDRAGNGSVSGELAAIPGVQEVHQVAGEDGYLVKVRVASAEALGKLLRENFTLIKGVRGTRTHIVLSTFKETRRITLNGTGG, from the coding sequence ATGCTTGACGAAATCGACTTGCAGATACTGCACATTCTTCAGGAAAAGGCCCGCATTCCCAACGCCGAAGTGGCGCGCCGGGTCGGCATGGCCCCCTCGGCAGTTCTGGAGCGCATCCGAAAGCTCGAGGAGCGGGGGATCATCGAGGGCTACGAGGTCCGGCTCAACCCGGGCCACTTCGGCCAGCAACTGGCCGCCTTCGTCCTGGTCGATGTCGACCGCGCCGGCAACGGCAGCGTATCGGGCGAACTGGCGGCCATCCCCGGGGTCCAGGAGGTGCACCAGGTCGCCGGAGAGGACGGCTACCTGGTCAAGGTTCGCGTTGCCAGCGCCGAAGCCCTCGGCAAACTGCTGCGCGAGAACTTCACCCTGATCAAGGGAGTGCGCGGCACCCGCACCCACATCGTGCTTTCGACCTTCAAGGAAACGCGCCGGATCACCCTCAACGGGACGGGCGGATAG
- a CDS encoding DUF4332 domain-containing protein → MTTLTKIEGVGESYAQKLRKAGILSTEALLDRGASRHGRKEIAEKSGLSESMILHWVNIVDLFRIKGVSEEYADLLEAAGVDTVPELGQRNAEHLFQKLQAINQEKKLVRRLPTQGQVEDWIHQAQNLPRRITH, encoded by the coding sequence ATGACGACCTTGACCAAGATCGAAGGAGTGGGCGAATCATACGCCCAGAAGCTCAGGAAAGCAGGCATCCTGTCCACCGAGGCCCTGCTTGATAGGGGGGCTTCCCGGCACGGACGCAAGGAAATTGCAGAAAAATCGGGACTTTCCGAATCGATGATCCTGCATTGGGTCAACATCGTGGACCTGTTTCGGATCAAGGGGGTCAGCGAGGAATATGCCGACCTTCTGGAGGCGGCGGGAGTCGATACCGTTCCCGAACTGGGCCAACGCAACGCAGAGCATCTGTTCCAGAAACTGCAGGCGATCAACCAAGAGAAGAAACTGGTGCGGCGGCTGCCGACCCAGGGCCAGGTAGAGGACTGGATTCATCAGGCCCAGAACCTGCCCCGTCGGATCACCCATTAA
- a CDS encoding flavin reductase yields the protein MTASICPPVHSSSLAPAWVTFKLHSGRPAVVAAAWVGLVGTRPVMLSAGIRPGTTVDPLWRGEPFALNFPGRDWPGDPSLEGSCPARGPCPVPSDVNWCTGPGTGVPLLEGCPVRLECLGGTLHSRYGQQVLCGEVVFLHLPDSVGLRTLPSGLGPFAPFASAGPYP from the coding sequence ATGACGGCGTCGATTTGTCCCCCGGTTCACTCCTCGTCCCTCGCTCCCGCCTGGGTGACCTTCAAACTGCACTCGGGGCGGCCGGCGGTTGTGGCTGCCGCCTGGGTGGGACTTGTCGGGACCCGTCCCGTCATGCTTTCGGCGGGAATCAGGCCCGGGACGACGGTCGATCCCCTTTGGAGGGGAGAGCCCTTCGCCCTCAACTTTCCCGGCCGCGACTGGCCGGGGGATCCTTCCTTGGAGGGGAGTTGCCCGGCCCGCGGGCCCTGCCCGGTTCCCTCCGATGTGAACTGGTGCACCGGACCCGGCACCGGCGTTCCCCTGCTCGAGGGGTGCCCGGTCCGCCTCGAGTGCCTCGGCGGCACCCTGCACAGCCGGTACGGCCAGCAGGTGCTCTGCGGGGAAGTGGTTTTCCTGCACCTGCCCGATTCTGTCGGTCTGCGCACCCTTCCTTCCGGCCTGGGTCCCTTCGCGCCCTTTGCCTCCGCTGGCCCCTACCCGTGA
- the lysA gene encoding diaminopimelate decarboxylase: protein MPMSQSFKDRLFPVAEEIAAHYGTPFHIYDEAGIRETGENLKKAFSGIDGFREYFAVKALPNLRILEIMKDMGFGFDCSSIPELIMSRQLGAKAEDIMFTSNNTDQEEFRFAEQDGGCILNLDDITLIDKVPNFPELVCFRYNPGPRRTGNVIIGNPVEAKYGVTHEQVVEAYRRAQERGAKRFGLHTMVASNELDYSYMVETARMVLEIAEMVETELGIRFEFVNIGGGFGIPYQPDQQPLDVDAMSKEITALFDAFKAKHGYAPAMVMESGRYMAGPHGCLVTAAINHKDTYRKYIGVDACMSALMRPALYEAYHHIDVIGKEGASKSELYDVVGSLCENNDKFAVQRELPPIDEGDLLAIHDSGAHGHAMGFQYNGRLRPMELLLRIDGSVELIRRAETVEDYMATQEFTQDAFSPSGA from the coding sequence ATGCCCATGTCCCAGAGCTTCAAGGACCGCCTATTTCCAGTGGCGGAGGAGATCGCCGCCCACTACGGCACCCCCTTTCACATCTACGACGAGGCCGGCATCCGCGAGACCGGCGAGAACCTGAAAAAGGCCTTTTCCGGCATCGACGGCTTCCGCGAGTACTTCGCGGTCAAGGCCCTGCCCAACCTGCGCATCCTCGAAATCATGAAGGATATGGGCTTCGGCTTCGACTGCTCGTCGATCCCCGAGTTGATCATGAGCCGCCAACTCGGCGCGAAGGCCGAAGACATCATGTTCACCTCGAACAACACCGACCAGGAAGAATTCCGCTTCGCCGAGCAGGATGGCGGCTGCATTCTCAACCTCGACGACATCACCCTTATCGACAAGGTGCCGAACTTCCCGGAACTGGTCTGCTTCCGCTACAACCCGGGCCCGCGGCGCACCGGCAACGTGATCATCGGCAACCCGGTCGAGGCGAAGTACGGCGTCACCCACGAACAGGTGGTCGAGGCCTACCGCAGGGCGCAGGAGCGCGGCGCCAAACGCTTCGGCCTGCACACCATGGTCGCCTCCAACGAACTCGACTACAGCTACATGGTCGAAACCGCCCGCATGGTTCTGGAGATCGCCGAGATGGTTGAGACCGAGCTCGGCATCCGCTTCGAGTTCGTCAACATCGGCGGCGGCTTCGGCATCCCCTACCAGCCCGACCAGCAACCGCTCGACGTCGACGCCATGAGCAAGGAGATCACCGCCCTGTTCGACGCCTTCAAAGCGAAGCACGGCTACGCCCCGGCGATGGTGATGGAGAGCGGCCGCTACATGGCCGGCCCCCACGGCTGCCTGGTGACCGCTGCCATCAACCACAAGGACACCTATCGCAAGTACATCGGCGTCGACGCCTGCATGAGCGCCCTGATGCGCCCGGCCCTGTACGAGGCCTATCATCACATCGACGTCATTGGCAAAGAGGGGGCGTCCAAAAGCGAGCTCTACGACGTGGTCGGCTCCCTGTGCGAGAACAACGACAAGTTCGCCGTGCAGCGCGAACTGCCCCCGATCGACGAGGGTGACCTGTTGGCGATCCACGACAGCGGCGCCCACGGTCACGCCATGGGCTTCCAATACAACGGCCGCCTGCGCCCGATGGAACTTCTGCTGCGGATCGACGGCAGCGTCGAACTGATCCGCCGGGCCGAGACGGTGGAGGACTACATGGCCACCCAGGAATTCACCCAGGACGCCTTCAGCCCCTCCGGCGCCTAG
- a CDS encoding DUF1847 domain-containing protein, with protein sequence MSKGKTTPLACSRCSAMWAKEGTTNCWSDPAARPPRPGYCPSERKSEIIDDSFQKYTGNDEDAKLARVAAVVEGLCYQPVPGSDAVNARWNRVEDTVALAKLMNYRKIGIATCIGLLDETERLSAILSAQGLEPFSVCCKAGSIDKRRLGIAEEHKVRPGTFEPACNPIAQAQLLNQEGTDMNIIVGLCVGHDMLFAKNSEAPVTTLVVKDRVTGHNPAAVLYGQNFYYKRLQKQPVLSDDQVCELQEEG encoded by the coding sequence ATGAGCAAGGGCAAAACGACCCCCCTCGCCTGCTCCCGCTGCAGCGCCATGTGGGCGAAGGAGGGCACCACCAACTGCTGGAGCGACCCGGCAGCCCGTCCGCCGCGGCCCGGCTACTGCCCCTCGGAGCGGAAGAGCGAGATCATCGACGATTCCTTCCAAAAATACACCGGAAACGACGAGGACGCCAAGCTGGCACGGGTCGCCGCCGTGGTCGAGGGCCTCTGCTACCAGCCGGTGCCAGGCTCCGATGCAGTCAACGCCCGGTGGAACCGGGTGGAGGATACGGTCGCCCTGGCCAAGCTCATGAACTACCGCAAGATCGGTATCGCTACCTGCATCGGCCTGCTCGATGAAACCGAGCGCCTCAGCGCCATCCTCTCGGCCCAGGGGCTGGAACCCTTCTCGGTCTGCTGCAAGGCCGGAAGCATCGACAAACGCCGGCTTGGCATCGCCGAGGAACACAAGGTGCGCCCCGGCACCTTCGAGCCGGCCTGCAACCCCATCGCCCAGGCCCAGCTCCTCAATCAGGAGGGGACCGACATGAACATCATCGTTGGCCTTTGCGTAGGCCACGACATGCTCTTCGCCAAAAACTCGGAGGCCCCGGTCACCACCCTGGTGGTCAAGGACCGGGTCACCGGCCACAACCCGGCGGCTGTGCTGTACGGCCAGAATTTCTACTACAAGCGGCTGCAGAAGCAGCCGGTGCTGAGTGATGACCAGGTCTGCGAACTCCAGGAGGAGGGATAA
- a CDS encoding Rrf2 family transcriptional regulator gives MKLSTKGRYGVRALFDMAYHSGTLPSQIKDISRRQEISPRYLEQIFQDLKKGGLLKSKRGPQGGYFLAKKPDEITVQEIILAAEGELALVECAKAPEDCKSQCDFINQCVTQKIWVEASRRLNEYFEKITLKDLCEDAKGLGLEKELDHRFMYFI, from the coding sequence ATGAAACTATCGACCAAAGGCCGCTACGGGGTTCGTGCACTCTTTGACATGGCTTACCATTCGGGCACCCTCCCGTCCCAGATCAAAGACATCTCCCGCCGCCAGGAGATCTCGCCCCGCTACCTGGAGCAGATCTTTCAGGACCTGAAGAAAGGCGGTCTGCTGAAGAGCAAGCGGGGCCCGCAGGGGGGCTACTTCCTGGCAAAAAAACCGGACGAGATCACGGTCCAGGAGATCATCCTGGCGGCCGAGGGCGAGTTGGCCCTGGTTGAGTGTGCCAAGGCCCCGGAGGACTGCAAGAGCCAGTGCGACTTCATCAACCAGTGCGTGACCCAGAAGATCTGGGTCGAGGCCAGTCGCCGCCTCAACGAGTATTTTGAAAAGATCACCCTCAAGGATCTCTGCGAGGATGCGAAAGGGCTGGGGCTGGAAAAGGAACTGGATCACCGCTTCATGTATTTCATTTAG
- a CDS encoding peptidylprolyl isomerase, whose translation MAQIKSGDTAKVHYTGKLDDGTVFDSSRQGDPMEFEVGGGQLIQGFDEAVLGMSLGESKTVTIPSENAYGPYREEMVMEVERGQFPEGVSPEVGQHFEIPNNDGPPLVVEVKATDEEKVTLDANHPLAGKDLTFEIELVEVA comes from the coding sequence ATGGCTCAGATCAAGAGCGGAGATACCGCCAAGGTCCATTACACCGGCAAGCTCGACGATGGGACGGTCTTCGACAGCTCTCGACAGGGCGACCCGATGGAATTCGAGGTCGGCGGAGGCCAGCTGATTCAGGGCTTCGACGAGGCGGTCCTCGGCATGTCCCTCGGGGAGAGCAAAACGGTCACCATCCCGTCGGAAAACGCCTACGGCCCGTACCGGGAGGAGATGGTCATGGAAGTCGAGCGCGGCCAGTTTCCCGAAGGGGTCTCCCCCGAAGTCGGGCAGCACTTCGAGATCCCCAACAACGACGGCCCCCCCCTGGTGGTGGAAGTCAAGGCCACCGACGAAGAGAAAGTGACCCTCGACGCCAATCACCCCCTTGCGGGCAAGGACCTGACTTTCGAAATCGAACTTGTCGAAGTCGCCTGA
- a CDS encoding MFS transporter, with product MAPLTLLRVFLPFSLGYFLSYLYRTVNAVIAPDLVRDVGLDPAGLGLLTSAYFLFFAAFQLPLGVLLDRFGPRRVEAALLLLAAVGAFVFARAETFAGLMLGRALIGLGVSACLMAAFKAFTLWFPPERLPLVNGVQMVSGGVGALAATAPVEFALQVTDWRGVFLAVAALTLLAAILVFLVVPEKEGPGVGESLREAISGIATVLSDRTFRRIAPWAVAGQAAYLSILGLWSGPWLRDVAGYGRMEVAGTLMGISLAMIAGYFSFGALADRLGRRGVKPMRVAAAGMGAFMGVQFLLVLQPAVGTVPLWLLFGFCGTSCILPYAALSQGFPRHLAGRANTGLNLPVFVAAFVAQWAIGAIIGLWPETATGGYDPAGYRAGFGVVLGLQGLAGGWYWVRGKVDSSSKCTT from the coding sequence ATGGCACCACTGACCCTGTTGCGCGTTTTTCTTCCCTTCTCTCTCGGCTACTTCCTCTCCTACTTGTACCGCACGGTCAATGCGGTCATCGCCCCCGACCTGGTGCGCGACGTCGGGCTCGACCCGGCCGGCCTCGGCCTGCTTACCTCCGCCTACTTCCTCTTCTTTGCCGCCTTTCAGCTCCCCCTCGGGGTGCTTCTCGACCGCTTTGGGCCGCGCCGCGTGGAGGCGGCGCTGCTTCTTCTCGCCGCAGTCGGGGCCTTTGTCTTCGCCCGTGCAGAGACCTTCGCCGGTCTGATGCTCGGGCGGGCGCTCATCGGTCTCGGGGTCTCGGCTTGCCTGATGGCCGCCTTCAAGGCCTTCACTCTGTGGTTTCCCCCGGAGCGGCTTCCTCTCGTCAACGGGGTGCAGATGGTCTCCGGCGGCGTCGGCGCCCTGGCCGCAACAGCCCCCGTGGAGTTCGCCCTGCAGGTCACCGACTGGCGCGGGGTGTTCCTGGCCGTTGCCGCCCTGACCCTGCTCGCGGCGATTCTCGTCTTTCTGGTCGTCCCCGAGAAAGAGGGGCCGGGCGTCGGCGAGAGTCTGCGCGAGGCGATTTCGGGGATCGCCACCGTCCTCTCCGACCGCACTTTCCGGCGTATCGCCCCCTGGGCGGTCGCCGGCCAGGCCGCCTACCTCTCCATTCTCGGTCTCTGGTCCGGTCCCTGGCTGCGCGACGTCGCCGGTTACGGGCGGATGGAGGTGGCGGGAACTTTGATGGGGATCTCCCTGGCGATGATCGCCGGCTACTTCTCTTTCGGCGCCCTCGCCGACCGCCTCGGTCGCCGGGGAGTGAAGCCGATGCGCGTCGCGGCGGCCGGCATGGGCGCATTCATGGGGGTACAGTTCCTCCTTGTCCTGCAGCCGGCGGTCGGCACGGTTCCTCTGTGGCTGCTGTTCGGCTTTTGCGGCACCAGCTGCATCCTTCCCTACGCCGCCCTCTCACAGGGTTTCCCCCGGCACCTCGCCGGCCGCGCCAACACCGGCCTCAACCTGCCGGTGTTCGTGGCCGCCTTCGTCGCCCAGTGGGCAATCGGCGCCATCATCGGGCTCTGGCCCGAGACCGCGACCGGTGGGTACGACCCGGCCGGCTACCGTGCCGGGTTCGGGGTGGTGCTGGGGCTGCAGGGGCTGGCGGGGGGGTGGTACTGGGTGAGGGGGAAGGTAGATTCTAGTTCAAAGTGCACCACCTGA